A window of Candidatus Abyssobacteria bacterium SURF_5 contains these coding sequences:
- a CDS encoding formate C-acetyltransferase/glycerol dehydratase family glycyl radical enzyme, whose product MTVTARETSKDKVHARLQSLRGIMLQTPYSVCIQKARLVTEYMKTRDAQAAPILLRRARALEYILHNAEVIIHPEELVAGSPATHRIAAMLHPDLSGLLLWPEIHELRTRPTNPLQITDEEIRLLEQEIFPFWSDKSIAAYAGKFCCPEQPMEMFMQIGYYILTQFAGISHITPAYDKVLKLGFLGIVEEAESHIKRLEEIELSGGMTPDLLQQLHFYEAVKITCTAAAAFGERYRRKALELAQGCVDQERRRELLDMAGVFERVPAMPARTFREAVQSLWLAHVIVHQENFQHGISFGRLDQILYPFYAADVEAGRLEYDEAVELIGCMLVKSAEILPLFNSVGTKFFSGLSSAQGITLGGTDRDSNDVTNELSYIFLDAFDAVRLRQPNLHVRVHPKSPDAFLVKVAEVIKKGGGMPALFGDEGIKPGLLLQDDNGADVWDYSIVGCVEPNVPGKTMSACGAVFVNLGMALEMALTNGLSRFNDARNGPQTGDARGFTSIDDVLAALREQTGFLVRNAVAGNNAIELAHIHMYPTPLLSALIDGCMESGLDVTRGGALYNCTGIQGVGLAEVADSLAAIDRLVFRDKTLTMEQLLGSLDDDFDGNERLRQQIRNQAPKFGNGSPDADVLAGKVVRMYHDEVIRYRNPRGGRYVPGFWTMTTHNGFGSYTGALPNGRKAGATFAEGITPSAGADRNGPTAAMRSVVSLGMKHIGNGCALNQKFPPSALAGEKGSRDLASLIRTYFELGGMQVQFNVVDRQTLIEAKKHPEAYPGLLVRVSGYSAYFADLTPEMQDEIIARTEQSFQGSCCG is encoded by the coding sequence ATGACAGTTACAGCCCGGGAAACCTCAAAAGATAAAGTGCATGCCCGCCTTCAGTCGCTCAGGGGAATAATGCTTCAGACCCCTTATTCGGTCTGCATCCAGAAAGCGCGCCTTGTTACCGAATACATGAAGACCAGGGACGCCCAGGCCGCCCCGATACTGCTTCGGCGCGCGCGCGCGCTCGAATATATCCTCCACAACGCGGAAGTGATCATTCATCCCGAAGAACTGGTCGCCGGTTCTCCCGCAACGCATCGAATAGCAGCGATGCTGCATCCCGACCTGTCAGGCCTCTTGCTGTGGCCTGAAATCCATGAGCTGCGGACGCGCCCGACGAATCCGCTCCAGATCACCGACGAAGAAATCCGGCTTCTCGAACAGGAAATCTTCCCGTTCTGGTCCGATAAGAGCATTGCAGCGTATGCGGGCAAGTTCTGCTGTCCGGAACAGCCGATGGAAATGTTCATGCAGATAGGATATTACATTCTGACGCAGTTCGCGGGCATCTCGCATATCACGCCGGCCTACGACAAGGTGCTCAAGCTTGGTTTTTTGGGAATCGTCGAGGAGGCCGAGTCACATATCAAGCGGCTGGAAGAGATAGAGCTTTCGGGTGGAATGACTCCCGACCTGCTGCAACAATTGCATTTCTACGAGGCGGTGAAGATCACCTGCACTGCCGCGGCCGCTTTCGGCGAGCGCTATCGCCGAAAGGCGCTCGAGCTGGCGCAGGGGTGCGTCGATCAGGAGCGGAGACGCGAACTGCTCGACATGGCCGGCGTGTTCGAACGCGTGCCCGCGATGCCGGCCCGCACTTTCCGCGAGGCGGTGCAATCGTTGTGGCTTGCTCATGTTATCGTTCACCAGGAGAATTTCCAGCACGGAATCTCGTTCGGGCGGCTCGACCAGATACTGTATCCATTTTATGCAGCGGACGTCGAGGCCGGCCGGCTCGAGTACGACGAAGCGGTCGAGCTTATCGGCTGCATGCTCGTGAAATCGGCGGAAATCCTTCCACTGTTCAATTCTGTCGGCACGAAATTCTTCAGTGGTCTCTCATCCGCGCAGGGCATCACTCTCGGCGGAACCGATCGCGACAGCAATGACGTCACCAATGAGCTGAGTTATATCTTCCTTGATGCATTCGACGCAGTCCGGTTGCGCCAGCCCAACCTGCACGTGCGCGTGCACCCGAAATCGCCCGACGCATTTCTCGTTAAGGTGGCGGAAGTGATCAAGAAAGGGGGCGGTATGCCCGCCCTCTTCGGTGATGAAGGGATCAAGCCGGGATTGCTTTTGCAGGACGACAATGGCGCGGACGTCTGGGACTATTCGATCGTGGGCTGTGTCGAGCCGAACGTTCCCGGCAAAACAATGTCGGCGTGCGGCGCCGTTTTCGTCAACCTCGGCATGGCGCTCGAGATGGCGCTTACCAACGGCCTCAGCCGGTTCAACGACGCCCGGAACGGACCGCAAACCGGAGATGCGCGCGGCTTCACCTCCATTGACGACGTGCTCGCCGCCCTGCGCGAGCAGACGGGTTTCCTCGTTCGCAATGCCGTAGCAGGCAATAACGCAATCGAACTTGCGCATATCCATATGTATCCGACCCCCCTCTTATCGGCTCTCATCGACGGCTGCATGGAGAGCGGGCTCGACGTCACGCGCGGCGGCGCCTTGTACAATTGCACAGGCATCCAGGGCGTGGGACTTGCCGAAGTTGCTGATTCGCTTGCGGCCATCGACAGGCTCGTTTTCCGGGACAAGACGCTGACAATGGAACAGTTGCTCGGGTCGCTCGATGACGATTTCGACGGCAATGAGCGGTTGCGCCAGCAGATAAGGAACCAGGCGCCGAAGTTCGGAAATGGCAGTCCCGACGCCGATGTCCTCGCCGGAAAAGTCGTCCGCATGTACCACGACGAAGTCATCAGGTACCGCAATCCGCGCGGCGGCAGATATGTTCCCGGCTTCTGGACGATGACCACTCACAACGGATTCGGCTCGTATACGGGAGCGCTCCCGAACGGACGCAAAGCGGGGGCGACTTTTGCCGAAGGAATCACTCCGTCGGCGGGCGCGGATCGAAACGGACCAACGGCGGCAATGCGTTCGGTCGTTTCGCTCGGAATGAAGCACATCGGGAACGGTTGCGCCCTCAATCAGAAATTCCCGCCGTCGGCGCTTGCCGGCGAAAAAGGGAGCCGCGACCTCGCTTCGCTTATCCGCACTTACTTCGAGCTTGGTGGAATGCAGGTGCAGTTCAATGTGGTGGATCGCCAAACGCTGATCGAGGCGAAGAAACACCCGGAGGCCTATCCAGGCCTGCTCGTGAGAGTTTCCGGCTACTCGGCCTATTTCGCCGACCTGACGCCGGAAATGCAGGATGAGATCATCGCGCGCACCGAACAGAGCTTCCAAGGCTCATGCTGCGGCTGA
- a CDS encoding class A beta-lactamase-related serine hydrolase has translation MEAQKVVSKEEDFFEDLRRGFSMLAKFLFSKTMKHISATVICLIQLFASQPARAGGPTDPQELEAFVDSLLSELVQEYHMPGAVFALVKDGELFFAKGYGFADLENRKPVIADTTLFRVASVSKLFTATAVMQLHEKGLLNLDDDVNKYLTLFKIDDSFPEPVTVANLLTHTGDFDERMIGKETPDESKVVPLGLYLSKHMPPRYAPPWDQYCYSNHGMALAGYLVEVVSGIPFARYVDENIFHPLGMNRSSFLRDPLLAPDIAVGYTFRDGSYQRLPYHYLYDAPAGELNMTATDMARFMIAHLQKGRFGEIRILKEATAAEMHKRQFGHHPRLPGTGYGFFEISENNQRMIGHVGGLYGHGSLMFLLPEHNVGLFLAYNSSGETGKPDVIPIFGSRFLDHYYPTGEDAAPNGPMRNSDSARFAGNYLANRYSRHTLQKIEAFFAQFRVEQTGDGTLTIHFPLNFKEPSKWVQIEPLVFQRVDGDGFVAFSEDRSGRITHMFIDAIPIQYTTKLRWYQENAFHFAIAGSSILVFLSACIAWPLRALVSRVRGRPDAGTRGNRIARLLAGFASALHVAFVLGFILIMPKAMGELYHGVPPVLIALLCVPILAAILTAGAMVFAIPAWKHGYWSVAGRLHYTLVLIGAVVFIFFLNHWNLLGFRF, from the coding sequence ATGGAGGCTCAAAAGGTCGTGTCCAAAGAGGAAGATTTCTTTGAAGATTTGAGGAGGGGATTTTCGATGCTTGCGAAATTTCTCTTCTCGAAAACGATGAAGCACATCAGTGCCACCGTCATTTGTCTAATCCAACTATTCGCTTCGCAGCCGGCCCGTGCCGGCGGTCCAACCGATCCGCAGGAACTTGAGGCATTCGTTGACTCTCTTCTCTCCGAGTTGGTGCAGGAATACCACATGCCGGGAGCAGTTTTCGCGCTCGTGAAGGACGGAGAGCTTTTCTTCGCAAAGGGATACGGCTTTGCCGACCTGGAAAACCGCAAACCCGTTATCGCCGACACGACGCTGTTTCGAGTGGCGTCGGTCTCGAAGCTGTTTACTGCCACCGCCGTGATGCAGCTTCATGAAAAGGGACTCCTAAACCTTGACGACGACGTCAATAAATATCTTACGCTGTTCAAGATAGATGACAGCTTCCCCGAACCGGTCACCGTAGCCAATCTGCTGACGCATACGGGCGACTTCGATGAGCGGATGATCGGGAAGGAAACCCCGGATGAATCAAAGGTCGTCCCGCTCGGCCTTTATCTGTCAAAGCACATGCCGCCTCGCTATGCGCCGCCATGGGATCAATACTGCTATTCGAACCACGGTATGGCGCTGGCGGGATATCTCGTGGAAGTTGTCTCCGGCATCCCTTTCGCACGATACGTTGACGAAAACATCTTTCACCCGCTCGGCATGAATCGCAGCAGTTTTCTTCGGGACCCTTTGCTGGCGCCTGACATAGCAGTCGGCTATACATTTAGAGACGGCTCCTATCAGCGCCTCCCCTATCATTATCTGTATGACGCGCCGGCGGGAGAGCTCAATATGACCGCAACCGACATGGCACGCTTCATGATCGCGCATCTTCAGAAGGGCCGCTTTGGAGAGATCCGCATCCTTAAAGAGGCAACGGCCGCGGAGATGCACAAACGACAATTCGGACATCATCCCCGCTTGCCGGGAACCGGCTACGGATTCTTCGAGATATCTGAAAACAACCAGCGAATGATCGGACACGTGGGAGGTCTGTACGGGCATGGCAGCCTGATGTTCCTTCTGCCGGAGCACAATGTCGGGCTCTTCCTCGCGTATAACTCGTCGGGTGAAACGGGAAAGCCCGACGTGATTCCCATATTCGGCAGCCGGTTTCTCGACCACTATTATCCGACCGGAGAGGATGCTGCGCCAAATGGACCGATGAGGAATTCCGACAGCGCTCGATTCGCCGGAAACTACCTCGCAAATCGCTATTCACGACACACGCTTCAGAAAATCGAGGCCTTCTTCGCACAGTTCAGGGTGGAGCAAACCGGCGACGGCACATTGACCATACATTTTCCCCTCAACTTCAAGGAGCCGTCGAAGTGGGTGCAGATTGAGCCACTGGTTTTTCAGCGGGTTGACGGCGACGGATTCGTCGCATTCTCGGAAGATAGGAGCGGCCGTATCACGCACATGTTCATTGACGCCATCCCCATCCAGTACACAACCAAACTGCGGTGGTATCAGGAAAACGCCTTCCACTTTGCGATCGCCGGAAGCAGCATCCTCGTCTTTCTTTCTGCTTGTATTGCGTGGCCTCTGCGAGCCCTGGTTTCTCGCGTCAGGGGCAGGCCTGATGCCGGAACGAGGGGAAACCGAATTGCCCGGTTGCTGGCCGGTTTCGCCTCTGCTCTGCACGTTGCGTTTGTCTTGGGTTTTATCTTGATCATGCCGAAGGCGATGGGAGAACTCTACCACGGAGTGCCGCCCGTCCTGATCGCGCTTCTCTGCGTGCCGATCCTGGCTGCAATACTGACAGCCGGAGCCATGGTCTTTGCAATACCGGCTTGGAAACATGGATATTGGTCTGTTGCCGGAAGACTGCACTACACACTCGTTCTAATTGGGGCGGTCGTTTTCATCTTTTTCCTCAACCACTGGAACCTGCTGGGCTTCAGATTCTGA
- a CDS encoding CocE/NonD family hydrolase: protein MKISERYTVKRGLNLLFILLLIVIAAYVSAGADAAESEKISRPGKYAGYSTRQYKGISEWSFYLTMRDGVRIAVDLYLPDGLEEGTKLPTILFQTRYVRSLDLRWPFNLLTNTSPETQKLIELFVPHGYAWVDVDARGSGASFGSRQYPWSPDEVKDGGEIVDWIIAQPWSDGNVGSLGWSYTGSTSEFLLVNNHPAVKAVAPRFALFDTYTDIAFPGGIHSAWFTEEWARFNNIIDTNRIKGLGFLPGLSVRGPRPVDIDRDRSLLAAAIDEHAENLSIHEQALSITFRDDVADSGLGTVDVFSPHSYIDKLESSGAAIYSFSGWFDGGYQHAAIKRFLTLSNPGKLLIGPWDHSICIKPWWPNAQEVEFDFNEEMLRFFDYHLKGIENGVMTEKPVCYYTLVEEKWKFADTWPPAAEMRRFYFAPKHALDSNPPADADGLDSYEVNYDTGTRLHSRWVSLVNVKEVPIQYTGRKEEDKKLLCYTSVPLAEDMEVTGHPVVTLQVTSTATDGNFIVYLEDVHPSGEVTYVTEGHLRAIHRKLSEEQPPYKTPAPYRTFKRADAMPLVPGEPAQLVFDLLPTSYLFLKGHSIRLAIAGADKDHFPLMKTNPPTILNVHRSQGLASFVDLPVVGERKE, encoded by the coding sequence ATGAAGATTTCCGAGAGATATACCGTGAAACGCGGCCTAAACCTGCTGTTTATCCTTTTGCTCATCGTGATTGCAGCATATGTTTCTGCGGGCGCAGATGCAGCGGAAAGCGAGAAGATCAGCCGGCCAGGCAAATATGCCGGCTATTCGACTCGACAGTATAAGGGGATCAGCGAATGGTCTTTTTACCTTACGATGCGGGACGGGGTCAGGATCGCGGTTGACCTGTACCTGCCCGACGGACTGGAAGAGGGGACGAAGCTGCCGACGATCCTGTTTCAGACGCGCTATGTAAGATCGCTCGATCTGCGGTGGCCGTTCAATCTGCTCACGAACACGTCGCCGGAAACGCAGAAACTGATTGAGTTGTTTGTTCCGCATGGATATGCATGGGTCGATGTCGATGCGCGTGGGTCGGGTGCATCATTCGGCTCGCGGCAGTATCCCTGGTCGCCGGATGAAGTGAAAGACGGCGGCGAGATTGTCGACTGGATCATCGCGCAGCCGTGGTCTGACGGCAACGTTGGCTCGCTCGGCTGGTCGTATACGGGCTCGACCAGCGAATTTTTGCTGGTCAACAATCACCCTGCAGTGAAGGCGGTCGCGCCGCGCTTTGCGCTATTCGATACGTATACCGACATCGCGTTTCCCGGCGGCATCCATTCGGCGTGGTTTACGGAGGAGTGGGCGCGCTTCAATAACATTATCGACACGAACAGGATCAAGGGACTCGGTTTTCTGCCCGGCCTTTCGGTCAGAGGGCCGCGGCCGGTCGATATTGATAGGGACCGAAGCCTTCTTGCGGCTGCGATCGATGAACATGCGGAAAACCTGAGCATTCATGAGCAGGCATTGAGCATCACATTCCGCGATGACGTCGCGGATTCGGGTCTCGGCACGGTCGACGTCTTCAGCCCGCACAGCTACATCGACAAGCTCGAATCGTCCGGCGCCGCCATCTACAGCTTCAGTGGCTGGTTTGACGGCGGCTACCAGCATGCGGCGATCAAGAGATTCTTAACGCTGTCGAATCCCGGCAAGCTGCTCATCGGGCCGTGGGACCACAGCATCTGCATCAAGCCCTGGTGGCCGAACGCCCAAGAGGTGGAATTCGACTTCAACGAGGAGATGCTGCGCTTCTTTGATTATCATTTGAAAGGGATCGAGAATGGCGTGATGACGGAGAAACCGGTCTGTTACTACACGCTGGTTGAGGAAAAATGGAAATTCGCGGATACGTGGCCGCCTGCGGCGGAAATGCGGCGGTTCTATTTTGCGCCGAAGCATGCGCTTGATAGCAATCCGCCTGCCGATGCGGACGGTCTGGACAGTTATGAGGTGAACTACGACACCGGCACGAGATTGCATTCGCGCTGGGTTTCGCTCGTAAACGTGAAAGAGGTTCCGATACAATATACGGGGCGGAAAGAGGAAGACAAGAAACTGCTGTGCTATACATCGGTTCCGCTCGCCGAGGATATGGAGGTCACCGGTCATCCGGTCGTGACGCTGCAGGTTACATCAACGGCAACCGACGGCAATTTCATTGTGTATCTTGAGGACGTGCATCCGTCGGGCGAGGTGACGTATGTGACCGAGGGGCACTTGCGGGCGATTCATCGGAAGCTGAGCGAGGAACAGCCGCCATATAAGACGCCGGCGCCTTACCGGACTTTCAAGAGAGCGGACGCGATGCCGCTGGTTCCCGGCGAACCCGCCCAACTGGTTTTCGACCTGCTGCCGACATCGTACCTGTTTCTGAAGGGACACTCGATCCGGCTGGCGATTGCCGGCGCCGATAAAGACCATTTCCCGCTGATGAAGACGAATCCTCCGACGATTCTGAATGTGCATCGGAGCCAGGGGCTGGCGTCGTTTGTGGATTTGCCGGTAGTGGGGGAACGAAAAGAGTAA
- a CDS encoding alpha/beta fold hydrolase — translation MMIERVHFYSEGSRLAGILYLPEKLEEDERRPAVVLCHGFTGIKELILPQYAQVFADNGFIALTFDYRGFGESDGRRGRLLWQEQLADIRNAVTYVSTRAEADSERIGVWGTSYGGALAPYALAVDDRIKAGVGQLGFADGYTAATKRLPEEAISVFRQMVEEDRRRRVLQNDPMYADAMALASDPEMSEFFEREAQKMPQLLGREIMVQFIEAHMEFSPLSVIHRKGNRPLLLIAAELDVVSPMEDYKELFDKAPEPKKWVVFRGTRHFELYEGDAATKSADEAVAFFREHLKQ, via the coding sequence ATGATGATCGAACGGGTTCATTTCTATTCTGAGGGCTCACGCCTGGCGGGGATATTGTACCTGCCTGAGAAACTGGAGGAGGATGAGAGGCGGCCGGCCGTTGTGCTGTGCCACGGGTTCACCGGCATCAAGGAATTGATCCTGCCGCAGTACGCACAGGTTTTTGCCGATAACGGCTTTATCGCTTTGACATTTGATTACCGCGGCTTTGGCGAGTCGGATGGCCGGCGCGGGCGCCTTCTGTGGCAGGAGCAGCTTGCCGATATTCGTAATGCGGTAACGTACGTATCGACTCGAGCCGAGGCGGATTCGGAGCGGATCGGCGTGTGGGGCACTTCGTATGGCGGAGCGCTCGCTCCGTATGCTCTCGCGGTTGACGACCGGATCAAGGCGGGCGTCGGCCAGCTTGGATTCGCCGACGGCTATACCGCCGCAACCAAGAGGCTGCCGGAGGAAGCGATCAGCGTGTTCCGTCAGATGGTCGAGGAGGATCGCCGCCGGCGCGTCCTGCAGAACGATCCGATGTATGCGGATGCGATGGCGCTGGCGAGCGATCCGGAGATGAGCGAGTTTTTTGAGAGAGAAGCGCAGAAGATGCCGCAACTTCTCGGCCGCGAGATCATGGTGCAGTTCATTGAGGCGCACATGGAGTTTTCGCCGCTATCGGTGATTCACAGGAAGGGAAACCGGCCGTTATTGCTTATTGCAGCCGAATTGGATGTGGTCTCGCCGATGGAAGATTATAAGGAGTTGTTTGACAAAGCGCCGGAACCGAAGAAATGGGTAGTATTCCGCGGTACCCGCCATTTTGAGCTCTATGAAGGAGACGCAGCCACCAAATCCGCAGACGAAGCGGTTGCTTTTTTCCGCGAGCACCTGAAACAGTGA
- the glgC gene encoding glucose-1-phosphate adenylyltransferase yields MKAKEVLAVVLAGGVGTRLYPLTRDRAKPAVPFGGIYRLIDFTLSNAINSDIRKIFILSQYKSLSLHRHIQFGWNIFNPVLNEFITLLPPQQRINEEWYTGTASAVHQNLYSIRKVHPRYVLILSADHVYKMDYSKMVEFHEETGADLTVGAIDVPLNEAHRFGVLCTDGSGRINRFIEKPKNLQSCTPNGGVLGSMGIYVFSTEVLAEVLERGVREGGQDFGKDIIPMMLDSHRVQAYPFVDENKKQSNYWRDVGTIDSYWDCNMDLVSVDPAFNLYDVNWPIRTYQEQYPPAKTVFAGGDDGKRIGLVLDSLVSNGCIISGGRVQHSILSPGVKVNSYSEVYDSILMSGVQVGRHARIRRAIIDKRVIIPPGTEIGYDLEEDRKRFSVSENGIVVIPKGTILSPVPVMAMPIKQKSVSAHKAAPLV; encoded by the coding sequence GTGAAGGCAAAAGAAGTTCTTGCCGTTGTATTAGCGGGGGGAGTAGGGACGCGCCTGTATCCGCTAACGCGGGACCGGGCAAAGCCGGCAGTCCCATTCGGGGGGATTTACCGGCTGATTGATTTTACGCTGAGCAACGCCATCAATTCAGATATCCGCAAGATATTCATTCTTTCGCAGTACAAGTCGCTCTCGCTTCACCGTCACATTCAGTTTGGCTGGAACATATTCAATCCCGTTCTCAATGAGTTTATCACGCTACTGCCGCCGCAACAGCGCATCAATGAGGAATGGTATACGGGGACAGCGTCGGCCGTGCATCAGAACCTGTATTCGATCCGCAAGGTGCATCCCCGTTACGTGCTCATCCTGTCGGCCGATCACGTGTATAAGATGGACTATTCAAAAATGGTCGAGTTCCATGAGGAAACCGGCGCCGACCTGACCGTGGGCGCTATTGACGTGCCGCTGAACGAGGCGCATCGTTTCGGGGTGCTATGCACGGACGGCAGCGGCCGCATCAATCGATTCATCGAGAAGCCGAAGAATCTTCAATCCTGCACGCCCAACGGCGGAGTGCTCGGGTCGATGGGTATTTACGTTTTTTCGACGGAAGTCCTGGCCGAGGTGCTGGAGCGCGGCGTGCGCGAAGGTGGTCAGGATTTTGGGAAAGACATAATCCCGATGATGCTCGATTCGCACCGCGTGCAGGCATATCCATTCGTTGACGAGAACAAGAAGCAGTCGAATTATTGGCGCGACGTGGGCACGATCGATTCGTACTGGGATTGCAACATGGACCTGGTGTCGGTTGACCCTGCCTTCAACCTGTACGATGTCAATTGGCCGATCAGGACCTATCAGGAACAATATCCGCCGGCCAAAACGGTGTTTGCCGGAGGCGACGATGGCAAGCGGATTGGTCTGGTGCTCGATTCCCTCGTTTCAAATGGCTGTATTATCAGCGGCGGCCGCGTGCAGCACAGCATCCTTTCTCCCGGAGTGAAAGTAAACAGCTATTCAGAAGTATACGATTCCATCCTGATGTCGGGCGTGCAGGTGGGGCGCCATGCGCGTATCCGGCGGGCAATCATCGACAAGCGCGTGATCATACCCCCCGGCACGGAAATTGGATACGATCTGGAAGAAGACCGCAAGCGGTTTTCGGTTTCGGAAAATGGCATTGTTGTCATTCCCAAGGGAACGATTCTCTCGCCGGTTCCTGTTATGGCCATGCCGATAAAACAGAAATCCGTTTCGGCGCACAAGGCTGCTCCGCTTGTGTAG